The sequence CGACCCGGGCAAGATCGGGACCCGTACGCTTCGAACCCCACTGGAAGGGGTGATCGTACATGCTCTCGGCGGCCAGCGAGTAGTGGCCGTAGCGCTCCACTTCGTCGCGCAACGGGCGGATCATCTGCGAGTGGCAGAGATAGCAGCCTTCGCGAACATAGATGTTGCGCCCGGCAAGCTCGAGCGGCGTGTAGGGACGAACGCCGTCGACCGCCTCGATCGTGCTCTGGAGGTAGAACAGCGGCGTGATTTCGACGAGGCCACCGATCGCGATGACCACGAGGATTCCACCGATCAGGATGGTCGCGTTCTTCTCGAAGATCTTGTGTCGATTCCAGAAGGACATAGCACGACCTATTCGGCAGGCTGGAGCCGGCCGGCGGCGCGTGCCTCCTCGGCTTCGCCGGCGTTGACCGTCATCCAGAGATTGAAGGCCATGATCAGCGCGCCGATCAGGAACAACGCGCCCCCGGCGGCGCGGATGATGTAGAAGGGATGCATGGCCTCGACGGTCTCGATGAAGGAATATTCAAGGAAGCCGAGCGAGGTGTAGGCGCGCCACATCAGGCCCTGCAGGATTCCGGACACCCACATGGCGGAGATGTAGAGCACGATGCCGAGGGTGGCGATCCAGAAGTGCCAGTTAACGAGCTTGAGGCTGTAGAGTCCGTTGCGATTCCACGCCCACGGCACGAGGCAATACAGCGCGCCGAACGAGACAAAGCCAACCCAGCCAAGCGCGCCGGAATGCACGTGGCCGATCGTCCAGTCGGTGTAGTGGCTGAGCGAGTTCACGACCTTGATCGCCATCATCGGGCCTTCGAACGTCGACATGCCGTAAAAGGCGACGGAGACGACGAGCATGCGCAGCACCGGGTCGGTGCGCAGCTTGTCCCAGGCGCCGGACAAGGTCATGAGCCCGTTGATCATGCCGCCCCAGGAGGGCATCCACAGCATGATCGAGAAGGTCATGCCGAGCGTCTGCACCCAGTCGGGCAGCGCGGTGTAGTGCAGATGGTGCGGGCCGGCCCAGATGTAGAGGAAGATCAGCGCCCAGAAATGGATGATGGATAGCCGGTAGGAATAGATCGGCCGCTCCGCGCGCTTCGGGATGAAATAGTACATGATCGCGAGGAAGCCGGCGGTGAGAAAGAAGCCGACCGCATTGTGGCCGTACCACCACTGGAACATGGCGTCCTGAACACCACCCCAGGCAATGTAGGACTTCGAGCCGAACACAGAGACCGGCAGCGCGGGGTTGTTGCCGAGGTGGAGCACGGCGATCGTGACGATAAACGCCAGATAGAACCAGTTGGCGACGAAGATGTGCGGTTCCTTGCGTTTGACCAGAGTCGCCAGGAACACCAGCAGATAAGTCACCCAAACGATTGTCAGCCACAGATCAGCGTACCACTCGGGCTCGGCATATTCCTTCGACTGCGTCACTCCGAGCAGATAGCCGGTGCCGGCGATCACGATGAAGAAGTTGTAGCCGAGCACGACGAACCAGGGCGCGAGATCGCCGGCAAGCCGGGTGCGGCAGGTCTTCTGCACGACGTAGAACGAGGTCGCGATCAGGACGTTGCCGCCGAACGCGAAGATCACGGCCGACGTGTGCAGCGGACGCAGGCGGCCGAAGCTGGTCCAGGGCAGATCGAGATTAAGCGCGGGCCATGCCAGTTGCGAGGCGATGATCAGCCCGACGGCAAAGCCGGCAATGCCCCAGAACATCGCCGCCACGGATGCGAACTTGATCGGTCCCAGATTGTAGTTTGGACGCCCGTTGATCTCCTGCGGGGGCAGTTTGGTCGGGCGATCATAGTAGCGATTGAGGATCGCAAAC comes from Bradyrhizobium diazoefficiens and encodes:
- the ccoN gene encoding cytochrome-c oxidase, cbb3-type subunit I, giving the protein MTVGEATLWPLFAVLAFLCLIGAGFAHDAPFAFHASLGCAASIAAAFAILNRYYDRPTKLPPQEINGRPNYNLGPIKFASVAAMFWGIAGFAVGLIIASQLAWPALNLDLPWTSFGRLRPLHTSAVIFAFGGNVLIATSFYVVQKTCRTRLAGDLAPWFVVLGYNFFIVIAGTGYLLGVTQSKEYAEPEWYADLWLTIVWVTYLLVFLATLVKRKEPHIFVANWFYLAFIVTIAVLHLGNNPALPVSVFGSKSYIAWGGVQDAMFQWWYGHNAVGFFLTAGFLAIMYYFIPKRAERPIYSYRLSIIHFWALIFLYIWAGPHHLHYTALPDWVQTLGMTFSIMLWMPSWGGMINGLMTLSGAWDKLRTDPVLRMLVVSVAFYGMSTFEGPMMAIKVVNSLSHYTDWTIGHVHSGALGWVGFVSFGALYCLVPWAWNRNGLYSLKLVNWHFWIATLGIVLYISAMWVSGILQGLMWRAYTSLGFLEYSFIETVEAMHPFYIIRAAGGALFLIGALIMAFNLWMTVNAGEAEEARAAGRLQPAE